Proteins from a genomic interval of Chroococcidiopsis thermalis PCC 7203:
- a CDS encoding YdcF family protein, which translates to MLLLPTLLWLGYQEVKSQLEPYQAILVLGGSVQREKFAIEFAQNKPDLPIWVSGGSPKEYARNLFTQAGVDRSRLHLDYQAVDTVTNFTTLVGEFQKRGIKKIYLITSDYHMRRAETIGQIVLGSRGIDFTPISVPSQRSPEPYNKTIRDGGRALLWVLTGRTGSTLTKR; encoded by the coding sequence ATGCTACTACTGCCTACCTTATTGTGGCTGGGATATCAGGAGGTGAAAAGCCAGTTAGAGCCATATCAAGCAATTCTCGTTCTCGGCGGTTCCGTCCAACGAGAGAAGTTCGCAATCGAATTTGCACAGAACAAGCCAGATTTACCAATTTGGGTTTCCGGTGGTAGTCCGAAAGAATACGCCCGTAATTTATTTACCCAAGCTGGTGTCGATCGCAGTCGTTTGCATTTAGACTACCAGGCAGTAGATACGGTCACAAACTTTACTACCTTAGTCGGCGAGTTTCAAAAGCGGGGCATCAAGAAGATCTACCTGATCACGTCTGATTATCATATGCGCCGTGCCGAAACAATCGGTCAAATTGTCTTAGGTAGTCGTGGGATTGATTTTACCCCAATTTCCGTTCCCTCGCAGCGATCGCCAGAACCCTACAACAAAACCATCCGCGACGGAGGTAGAGCTTTGCTTTGGGTACTGACAGGACGCACGGGTTCGACATTAACGAAAAGATAA